The Aphis gossypii isolate Hap1 chromosome 3, ASM2018417v2, whole genome shotgun sequence genome includes a region encoding these proteins:
- the LOC114128972 gene encoding uncharacterized protein LOC114128972, with protein MMATIEKNSLSSEFSSLLSNTLTSRGHERLFNIAFVFTVETGFIPISLEEQFNSTDSNIKLAKTIKSQPLNSFWYKDNDNFHAELVMSNQLCHLIGVSIDGSLIITLIHSSISKCINFEDDEIISSENIKSLFDLSLKYKNLVSVPVKCAIKEITVGQYPSLCGVPEELISYILTKLNPPDLYSLMLSCKKMYHLVINNQLIWKKIVIELVKTLPEAPRLLVNIPDWRLCYYDLNRTVKCKRKVVERIRE; from the exons atgatggctACCATTG AAAAGAATTCACTGTCATCTGAGTTTTCATCACTTCTGTCAAATACACTTACCAGTCGAGGACATGAGCGACTATTCAACATTGCTTTTGTATTCACTGTTGAAACTGGCTTTATTCCAATTTCTTTAGAAGAGCAATTCAATTCAACTGATTCAAACATCAAACTGGCTAAAACGATAAAGAGCCAGCCACTAAATTCATTTTGGTATAAAGATAATGACAATTTTCATGCTGAGCTAGTAATGTCTAATCAGTTATGCCATTTAATTGGAGTTTCTATTGAtggttcattaattataacattgattCATTCAAGTATATCAAAGTGTATTAATTTTGAGGATGATGAAATCATTTCcagtgaaaatataaaaagtttgtttgatttatccttaaaatataaaaatttggttaGCGTTCCAGTCAAATGTGCCATAAAGGAAATTACTGTTGGTCAATATCCTTCTTTATGCGGAGTACCTGAGGAATTGATTTCCTATATTTTGACAAAACTTAATCCCCCTGATTTGTATTCACTGATGCTAtcctgtaaaaaaatgtatcatttagtgataaataatcagttaatatggaaaaaaattgtgattgaATTGGTAAAAACATTGCCAGAAGCACCTAGACTTCTAGTTAATATTCCTGATTGGAGACTTTGTTATTATGATCTTAATAGAACCGTAAAATGTAAGAGAAAAGTAGTTGAAAGAATAAgagaataa